One Bos taurus isolate L1 Dominette 01449 registration number 42190680 breed Hereford chromosome 3, ARS-UCD2.0, whole genome shotgun sequence DNA window includes the following coding sequences:
- the LY9 gene encoding T-lymphocyte surface antigen Ly-9 isoform X3: MASPRRHTDDWAPQPFSNKPPKSQPHVFSPYLWTLLLFLLLGQGASEKDSASTVVKAIVGGSVILSLNISVDAEIEQITWSGPKDALVLAFPSGEILFLDKSYKGRINIPKNNSLSINKLTLKDAGSYKARINQKGSEDFNERFILYIYEQLQEPQVTIQSVNVSENASCTITLVCSVEGAGGDIQYKWTSRDPHASESWGHPTLTISWLPCDADLPYTCTAKNPVSQSSSHPVHVSQFCTDLGASRGGPMGKTVLGVLGESITLSLALLDSQHIDNVVWIFNTSIISKEWREEATANQLIEFKDPDQNTVWVSSQDYSLKIVQLKMEHAGLYQAYLCSNARVASVKHINLRIYQRLKKPNVMRSLRLTKDSICKVSLTCSVEDSVHNVTYGWTPLPKGAVISQGGAHLSMSWRSGEKHPNFTCTASNPVSNSSQQFLSRDLCPGPERSTEFWIGLSLVVLFILLSLGISGWCFWKQQRQWYEKLDTFPKTARHASDSSSDSNGTTEEDEERTGMHQPVNGRDQVCDSVTREDAGLDSDSEGQPEYDQVTPDNMAPALAVEGETVYTQVFLHLPGKTPVPQKKENSATVYCSIQKPQKVVPPSQQNDLKSPEIPTYENVP, encoded by the exons ATGGCGAGCccaaggagacatacagatgactgGGCTCCGCAACCTTTCTCCAATAAGCCACCGAAGAGTCAACCACACGTATTCTCTCCCTATCTATGGACCCTTCTCCTCTTCTTGCTCTTGG GGCAAGGAGCCTCTGAAAAAGACTCAGCCTCAACAGTGGTGAAAGCCATTGTAGGGGGTTCAGTGATTCTCTCCCTCAACATTTCAGTGGATGCAGAAATTGAGCAAATCACCTGGAGTGGTCCCAAAGACGCTTTGGTTTTAGCATTCCCAAGTGGAGAGATTTTGTTTTTAGACAAAAGCTACAAAGGGCGAATAAACATCCCAAAAAACAACTCTTTGTCTATTAACAAGCTGACTCTGAAAGATGCTGGTTCATACAAAGCCCGGATAAACCAAAAGGGATCTGAAGACTTCAATGAGAGATTCATCTTATATATCTATG AACAGCTGCAGGAGCCCCAAGTCACCATACAGTCTGTGAACGTGTCTGAGAACGCCTCCTGTACCATCACCCTGGTATGCTctgtggagggggcagggggagataTCCAGTACAAATGGACTTCGAGGGATCCTCATGCTTCTGAATCCTGGGGGCACCCtactctcaccatctcctggttgCCCTGTGATGCAGACCTACCATACACCTGCACAGCCAAGAACCCGGTCAGCCAGAGCAGCTCCCACCCTGTCCATGTCTCGCAGTTCTGTACAG ATCTAGGAGCCTCCCGAGGAGGACCAATGGGGAAGACGGTTCTGGGGGTCCTGGGAGAGTCCATCACCCTGTCCTTGGCACTCCTGGACAGTCAGCACATAGACAATGTTGTCTGGATATTTAACACGTCTATTATCAGCAAAGAGTGGAGAGAAGAAGCAACAGCCAATCAGCTCATTGAGTTCAAGGATCCAGATCAGAACACAGTGTGGGTCTCGAGCCAAGACTACTCTCTAAAGATTGTCCAGCTGAAGATGGAGCACGCTGGCCTCTACCAAGCTTACTTGTGCTCAAATGCCAGAGTTGCCAGTGTGAAGCACATCAATCTGCGCATTTACC AGAGGCTGAAGAAGCCAAATGTCATGAGGAGCCTCAGGCTCACAAAGGACAGCATCTGCAAGGTCAGCCTGACATGCTCAGTGGAGGACAGTGTACACAATGTGACATATGGATGGACCCCTCTGCCTAAAGGAGCTGTCATTTCCCAAGGGGGCGCTCACCTCAGCATGTCCTGGAGAAGTGGAGAAAAACACCCCAACTTCACCTGCACAGCCAGCAACCCTGTCAGCAACAGCTCCCAGCAGTTTCTTTCTAGGGACCTCTGTCCAG GACCTGAGAGAAGCACAGAGTTTTGGATCGGGCTCTCCCTGGTGGTTCTTTTCATCCTTCTGAGCCTTGGGATCTCTGGCTGGTGCTTTTGGAAGCAACAAAGACAAT GGTATGAGAAGCTGGACACTTTCCCTAAGACTGCCAGGCACGCCTCCGACAGCAGCTCTGACAGCAATGGAACGACTGAGGAGGATGAGGAGAGGACAGGGATGCACCAGCCCGTCAATGGAAGAGACCAGGTGTGTGACTCAGTCACTCGGGAGGACGCCGGACTTGACTCGGACTCTGAGGGCCAACCAGAGTACGATCAAGTCACTCCAGATAACATGGCACCAGCACTTGCGGTTGAAGGGGAAACAGTGTACACTCAAGTGTTCCTTCACTTGCCG GGAAAGACTCCAGTTCCTCAGAAGAAAGAGAATTCAGCCACAGTCTACTGCTCTATACAGAAACCTCAGAAG GTTGTGCCACCATCGCAACAGAATGACCTTAAGTCTCCTGAAATACCTACCTATGAAAATGTCCCCTGA
- the LY9 gene encoding T-lymphocyte surface antigen Ly-9 isoform X7, translated as MASPRRHTDDWAPQPFSNKPPKSQPHVFSPYLWTLLLFLLLGQGASEKDSASTVVKAIVGGSVILSLNISVDAEIEQITWSGPKDALVLAFPSGEILFLDKSYKGRINIPKNNSLSINKLTLKDAGSYKARINQKGSEDFNERFILYIYEQLQEPQVTIQSVNVSENASCTITLVCSVEGAGGDIQYKWTSRDPHASESWGHPTLTISWLPCDADLPYTCTAKNPVSQSSSHPVHVSQFCTDLGASRGGPMGKTVLGVLGESITLSLALLDSQHIDNVVWIFNTSIISKEWREEATANQLIEFKDPDQNTVWVSSQDYSLKIVQLKMEHAGLYQAYLCSNARVASVKHINLRIYRPERSTEFWIGLSLVVLFILLSLGISGWCFWKQQRQWYEKLDTFPKTARHASDSSSDSNGTTEEDEERTGMHQPVNGRDQVCDSVTREDAGLDSDSEGQPEYDQVTPDNMAPALAVEGETVYTQVFLHLPGKTPVPQKKENSATVYCSIQKPQKVVPPSQQNDLKSPEIPTYENVP; from the exons ATGGCGAGCccaaggagacatacagatgactgGGCTCCGCAACCTTTCTCCAATAAGCCACCGAAGAGTCAACCACACGTATTCTCTCCCTATCTATGGACCCTTCTCCTCTTCTTGCTCTTGG GGCAAGGAGCCTCTGAAAAAGACTCAGCCTCAACAGTGGTGAAAGCCATTGTAGGGGGTTCAGTGATTCTCTCCCTCAACATTTCAGTGGATGCAGAAATTGAGCAAATCACCTGGAGTGGTCCCAAAGACGCTTTGGTTTTAGCATTCCCAAGTGGAGAGATTTTGTTTTTAGACAAAAGCTACAAAGGGCGAATAAACATCCCAAAAAACAACTCTTTGTCTATTAACAAGCTGACTCTGAAAGATGCTGGTTCATACAAAGCCCGGATAAACCAAAAGGGATCTGAAGACTTCAATGAGAGATTCATCTTATATATCTATG AACAGCTGCAGGAGCCCCAAGTCACCATACAGTCTGTGAACGTGTCTGAGAACGCCTCCTGTACCATCACCCTGGTATGCTctgtggagggggcagggggagataTCCAGTACAAATGGACTTCGAGGGATCCTCATGCTTCTGAATCCTGGGGGCACCCtactctcaccatctcctggttgCCCTGTGATGCAGACCTACCATACACCTGCACAGCCAAGAACCCGGTCAGCCAGAGCAGCTCCCACCCTGTCCATGTCTCGCAGTTCTGTACAG ATCTAGGAGCCTCCCGAGGAGGACCAATGGGGAAGACGGTTCTGGGGGTCCTGGGAGAGTCCATCACCCTGTCCTTGGCACTCCTGGACAGTCAGCACATAGACAATGTTGTCTGGATATTTAACACGTCTATTATCAGCAAAGAGTGGAGAGAAGAAGCAACAGCCAATCAGCTCATTGAGTTCAAGGATCCAGATCAGAACACAGTGTGGGTCTCGAGCCAAGACTACTCTCTAAAGATTGTCCAGCTGAAGATGGAGCACGCTGGCCTCTACCAAGCTTACTTGTGCTCAAATGCCAGAGTTGCCAGTGTGAAGCACATCAATCTGCGCATTTACC GACCTGAGAGAAGCACAGAGTTTTGGATCGGGCTCTCCCTGGTGGTTCTTTTCATCCTTCTGAGCCTTGGGATCTCTGGCTGGTGCTTTTGGAAGCAACAAAGACAAT GGTATGAGAAGCTGGACACTTTCCCTAAGACTGCCAGGCACGCCTCCGACAGCAGCTCTGACAGCAATGGAACGACTGAGGAGGATGAGGAGAGGACAGGGATGCACCAGCCCGTCAATGGAAGAGACCAGGTGTGTGACTCAGTCACTCGGGAGGACGCCGGACTTGACTCGGACTCTGAGGGCCAACCAGAGTACGATCAAGTCACTCCAGATAACATGGCACCAGCACTTGCGGTTGAAGGGGAAACAGTGTACACTCAAGTGTTCCTTCACTTGCCG GGAAAGACTCCAGTTCCTCAGAAGAAAGAGAATTCAGCCACAGTCTACTGCTCTATACAGAAACCTCAGAAG GTTGTGCCACCATCGCAACAGAATGACCTTAAGTCTCCTGAAATACCTACCTATGAAAATGTCCCCTGA
- the LY9 gene encoding T-lymphocyte surface antigen Ly-9 isoform X4 gives MASPRRHTDDWAPQPFSNKPPKSQPHVFSPYLWTLLLFLLLGQGASEKDSASTVVKAIVGGSVILSLNISVDAEIEQITWSGPKDALVLAFPSGEILFLDKSYKGRINIPKNNSLSINKLTLKDAGSYKARINQKGSEDFNERFILYIYEQLQEPQVTIQSVNVSENASCTITLVCSVEGAGGDIQYKWTSRDPHASESWGHPTLTISWLPCDADLPYTCTAKNPVSQSSSHPVHVSQFCTDLGASRGGPMGKTVLGVLGESITLSLALLDSQHIDNVVWIFNTSIISKEWREEATANQLIEFKDPDQNTVWVSSQDYSLKIVQLKMEHAGLYQAYLCSNARVASVKHINLRIYQRLKKPNVMRSLRLTKDSICKVSLTCSVEDSVHNVTYGWTPLPKGAVISQGGAHLSMSWRSGEKHPNFTCTASNPVSNSSQQFLSRDLCPGPERSTEFWIGLSLVVLFILLSLGISGWCFWKQQRQWSAPAFSSSQAETSVDTPEPTAGHTLYSMLSQGYEKLDTFPKTARHASDSSSDSNGTTEEDEERTGMHQPVNGRDQGKTPVPQKKENSATVYCSIQKPQKVVPPSQQNDLKSPEIPTYENVP, from the exons ATGGCGAGCccaaggagacatacagatgactgGGCTCCGCAACCTTTCTCCAATAAGCCACCGAAGAGTCAACCACACGTATTCTCTCCCTATCTATGGACCCTTCTCCTCTTCTTGCTCTTGG GGCAAGGAGCCTCTGAAAAAGACTCAGCCTCAACAGTGGTGAAAGCCATTGTAGGGGGTTCAGTGATTCTCTCCCTCAACATTTCAGTGGATGCAGAAATTGAGCAAATCACCTGGAGTGGTCCCAAAGACGCTTTGGTTTTAGCATTCCCAAGTGGAGAGATTTTGTTTTTAGACAAAAGCTACAAAGGGCGAATAAACATCCCAAAAAACAACTCTTTGTCTATTAACAAGCTGACTCTGAAAGATGCTGGTTCATACAAAGCCCGGATAAACCAAAAGGGATCTGAAGACTTCAATGAGAGATTCATCTTATATATCTATG AACAGCTGCAGGAGCCCCAAGTCACCATACAGTCTGTGAACGTGTCTGAGAACGCCTCCTGTACCATCACCCTGGTATGCTctgtggagggggcagggggagataTCCAGTACAAATGGACTTCGAGGGATCCTCATGCTTCTGAATCCTGGGGGCACCCtactctcaccatctcctggttgCCCTGTGATGCAGACCTACCATACACCTGCACAGCCAAGAACCCGGTCAGCCAGAGCAGCTCCCACCCTGTCCATGTCTCGCAGTTCTGTACAG ATCTAGGAGCCTCCCGAGGAGGACCAATGGGGAAGACGGTTCTGGGGGTCCTGGGAGAGTCCATCACCCTGTCCTTGGCACTCCTGGACAGTCAGCACATAGACAATGTTGTCTGGATATTTAACACGTCTATTATCAGCAAAGAGTGGAGAGAAGAAGCAACAGCCAATCAGCTCATTGAGTTCAAGGATCCAGATCAGAACACAGTGTGGGTCTCGAGCCAAGACTACTCTCTAAAGATTGTCCAGCTGAAGATGGAGCACGCTGGCCTCTACCAAGCTTACTTGTGCTCAAATGCCAGAGTTGCCAGTGTGAAGCACATCAATCTGCGCATTTACC AGAGGCTGAAGAAGCCAAATGTCATGAGGAGCCTCAGGCTCACAAAGGACAGCATCTGCAAGGTCAGCCTGACATGCTCAGTGGAGGACAGTGTACACAATGTGACATATGGATGGACCCCTCTGCCTAAAGGAGCTGTCATTTCCCAAGGGGGCGCTCACCTCAGCATGTCCTGGAGAAGTGGAGAAAAACACCCCAACTTCACCTGCACAGCCAGCAACCCTGTCAGCAACAGCTCCCAGCAGTTTCTTTCTAGGGACCTCTGTCCAG GACCTGAGAGAAGCACAGAGTTTTGGATCGGGCTCTCCCTGGTGGTTCTTTTCATCCTTCTGAGCCTTGGGATCTCTGGCTGGTGCTTTTGGAAGCAACAAAGACAAT GGTCAGCCCCAGCTTTCAGTTCCAGTCAAGCTGAGACCTCAGTTGACACACCAG AGCCCACTGCTGGCCACACACTATACTCCATGCTTTCCCAAGGGTATGAGAAGCTGGACACTTTCCCTAAGACTGCCAGGCACGCCTCCGACAGCAGCTCTGACAGCAATGGAACGACTGAGGAGGATGAGGAGAGGACAGGGATGCACCAGCCCGTCAATGGAAGAGACCAG GGAAAGACTCCAGTTCCTCAGAAGAAAGAGAATTCAGCCACAGTCTACTGCTCTATACAGAAACCTCAGAAG GTTGTGCCACCATCGCAACAGAATGACCTTAAGTCTCCTGAAATACCTACCTATGAAAATGTCCCCTGA
- the LY9 gene encoding T-lymphocyte surface antigen Ly-9 isoform X2 yields MASPRRHTDDWAPQPFSNKPPKSQPHVFSPYLWTLLLFLLLGQGASEKDSASTVVKAIVGGSVILSLNISVDAEIEQITWSGPKDALVLAFPSGEILFLDKSYKGRINIPKNNSLSINKLTLKDAGSYKARINQKGSEDFNERFILYIYEQLQEPQVTIQSVNVSENASCTITLVCSVEGAGGDIQYKWTSRDPHASESWGHPTLTISWLPCDADLPYTCTAKNPVSQSSSHPVHVSQFCTDLGASRGGPMGKTVLGVLGESITLSLALLDSQHIDNVVWIFNTSIISKEWREEATANQLIEFKDPDQNTVWVSSQDYSLKIVQLKMEHAGLYQAYLCSNARVASVKHINLRIYQRLKKPNVMRSLRLTKDSICKVSLTCSVEDSVHNVTYGWTPLPKGAVISQGGAHLSMSWRSGEKHPNFTCTASNPVSNSSQQFLSRDLCPGPERSTEFWIGLSLVVLFILLSLGISGWCFWKQQRQWSAPAFSSSQAETSVDTPGYEKLDTFPKTARHASDSSSDSNGTTEEDEERTGMHQPVNGRDQVCDSVTREDAGLDSDSEGQPEYDQVTPDNMAPALAVEGETVYTQVFLHLPGKTPVPQKKENSATVYCSIQKPQKVVPPSQQNDLKSPEIPTYENVP; encoded by the exons ATGGCGAGCccaaggagacatacagatgactgGGCTCCGCAACCTTTCTCCAATAAGCCACCGAAGAGTCAACCACACGTATTCTCTCCCTATCTATGGACCCTTCTCCTCTTCTTGCTCTTGG GGCAAGGAGCCTCTGAAAAAGACTCAGCCTCAACAGTGGTGAAAGCCATTGTAGGGGGTTCAGTGATTCTCTCCCTCAACATTTCAGTGGATGCAGAAATTGAGCAAATCACCTGGAGTGGTCCCAAAGACGCTTTGGTTTTAGCATTCCCAAGTGGAGAGATTTTGTTTTTAGACAAAAGCTACAAAGGGCGAATAAACATCCCAAAAAACAACTCTTTGTCTATTAACAAGCTGACTCTGAAAGATGCTGGTTCATACAAAGCCCGGATAAACCAAAAGGGATCTGAAGACTTCAATGAGAGATTCATCTTATATATCTATG AACAGCTGCAGGAGCCCCAAGTCACCATACAGTCTGTGAACGTGTCTGAGAACGCCTCCTGTACCATCACCCTGGTATGCTctgtggagggggcagggggagataTCCAGTACAAATGGACTTCGAGGGATCCTCATGCTTCTGAATCCTGGGGGCACCCtactctcaccatctcctggttgCCCTGTGATGCAGACCTACCATACACCTGCACAGCCAAGAACCCGGTCAGCCAGAGCAGCTCCCACCCTGTCCATGTCTCGCAGTTCTGTACAG ATCTAGGAGCCTCCCGAGGAGGACCAATGGGGAAGACGGTTCTGGGGGTCCTGGGAGAGTCCATCACCCTGTCCTTGGCACTCCTGGACAGTCAGCACATAGACAATGTTGTCTGGATATTTAACACGTCTATTATCAGCAAAGAGTGGAGAGAAGAAGCAACAGCCAATCAGCTCATTGAGTTCAAGGATCCAGATCAGAACACAGTGTGGGTCTCGAGCCAAGACTACTCTCTAAAGATTGTCCAGCTGAAGATGGAGCACGCTGGCCTCTACCAAGCTTACTTGTGCTCAAATGCCAGAGTTGCCAGTGTGAAGCACATCAATCTGCGCATTTACC AGAGGCTGAAGAAGCCAAATGTCATGAGGAGCCTCAGGCTCACAAAGGACAGCATCTGCAAGGTCAGCCTGACATGCTCAGTGGAGGACAGTGTACACAATGTGACATATGGATGGACCCCTCTGCCTAAAGGAGCTGTCATTTCCCAAGGGGGCGCTCACCTCAGCATGTCCTGGAGAAGTGGAGAAAAACACCCCAACTTCACCTGCACAGCCAGCAACCCTGTCAGCAACAGCTCCCAGCAGTTTCTTTCTAGGGACCTCTGTCCAG GACCTGAGAGAAGCACAGAGTTTTGGATCGGGCTCTCCCTGGTGGTTCTTTTCATCCTTCTGAGCCTTGGGATCTCTGGCTGGTGCTTTTGGAAGCAACAAAGACAAT GGTCAGCCCCAGCTTTCAGTTCCAGTCAAGCTGAGACCTCAGTTGACACACCAG GGTATGAGAAGCTGGACACTTTCCCTAAGACTGCCAGGCACGCCTCCGACAGCAGCTCTGACAGCAATGGAACGACTGAGGAGGATGAGGAGAGGACAGGGATGCACCAGCCCGTCAATGGAAGAGACCAGGTGTGTGACTCAGTCACTCGGGAGGACGCCGGACTTGACTCGGACTCTGAGGGCCAACCAGAGTACGATCAAGTCACTCCAGATAACATGGCACCAGCACTTGCGGTTGAAGGGGAAACAGTGTACACTCAAGTGTTCCTTCACTTGCCG GGAAAGACTCCAGTTCCTCAGAAGAAAGAGAATTCAGCCACAGTCTACTGCTCTATACAGAAACCTCAGAAG GTTGTGCCACCATCGCAACAGAATGACCTTAAGTCTCCTGAAATACCTACCTATGAAAATGTCCCCTGA